One Rosa chinensis cultivar Old Blush chromosome 3, RchiOBHm-V2, whole genome shotgun sequence DNA window includes the following coding sequences:
- the LOC112191327 gene encoding ammonium transporter 3 member 1 has product MVAPAYEATGGAVPDWLNKGDNAWQMISATLVGLQSVPGLVILYGSIVKKKWAVNSAFMALYAFAAVVLCWVSWAYKMSFGDELLPFWGKAGPALGQKFLLKHAALPESTQHHPDGSIETPMAMPLYPMATMVWFQCVFAAITLILLAGSVLGRMNFKAWMMFVPLWLTSSYTVGAFSLWGGGFLFHWGVMDYSGGYVIHLSSGIAGFTTAYWVGPRVKKDRERFPPNNVLLTLAGAGLLWMGWAGFNGGDPYAANTDSSMAVLNTNICAATSLLVWTWLDVIFFNKPSVIGAVQGMITGLVCITPAAGLVQGWAAVVMGVLSGSVPWFTMMIVDKRWRLLTVVDDTLGVVHTHAVAGYLGGILTGIFAEPQLCALFLPVTNSRGVVYGGMQVFKQIVGGLFIIGWNIVVTSIICVAIRFVIPLRMPEEQLLIGDDAVHGEEAYALWGDGELYDETKHDKHYSDDASQGKFESSGATQVV; this is encoded by the exons ATGGTGGCGCCGGCGTACGAGGCGACTGGCGGAGCGGTGCCGGACTGGCTGAACAAAGGTGACAACGCATGGCAGATGATCTCCGCCACGCTGGTGGGTCTCCAGAGCGTGCCGGGGCTGGTCATCCTCTACGGGAGCATAGTGAAGAAGAAGTGGGCGGTCAACTCCGCCTTCATGGCCCTCTATGCCTTCGCCGCCGTTGTGCTTTGCTGGGTGTCGTGGGCCTACAAGATGTCGTTCGGGGACGAGCTGCTGCCGTTTTGGGGAAAGGCCGGGCCTGCCTTAGGGCAGAAGTTTCTGCTCAAGCACGCTGCCCTCCCCGAATCGACACAGCACCACCCCGACGGCAGTATTGAGACTCCCATGGCCATGCCGTTATACCCGATGGCGACCATGGTGTGGTTCCAGTGCGTGTTCGCGGCCATAACACTGATACTGTTGGCAGGGTCGGTGCTGGGGAGAATGAACTTCAAGGCGTGGATGATGTTCGTGCCTCTGTGGCTGACGTCCTCGTACACCGTCGGTGCTTTTAGCTTGTGGGGCGGAGGGTTCTTGTTCCACTGGGGTGTTATGGATTACTCCGGCGGGTACGTCATTCATCTTTCTTCAGGGATTGCTGGTTTCACCACTGCTTACTGG GTAGGACCTAGGGTGAAGAAGGACAGGGAGAGATTCCCACCAAACAACGTACTGCTGACGTTGGCCGGAGCAGGGTTGCTGTGGATGGGATGGGCCGGTTTCAACGGCGGAGATCCGTACGCGGCCAACACAGACTCCTCCATGGCTGTCCTCAACACTAACATCTGCGCTGCCACGAGTCTCTTGGTGTGGACATGGCTCGATGTCATCTTCTTCAACAAGCCCTCCGTCATCGGAGCTGTCCAGGGAATGATTACTGGCCTCGTATGTATTACTCCTGCTGCAG GTCTTGTACAAGGATGGGCAGCAGTAGTGATGGGAGTATTGTCTGGCAGCGTGCCATGGTTCACCATGATGATCGTAGACAAAAGGTGGAGACTCTTAACCGTCGTTGACGACACCCTTGGCGTTGTCCACACCCACGCAGTGGCTGGATACCTAGGCGGCATATTGACCGGCATCTTTGCCGAGCCCCAACTATGCGCACTCTTCTTACCTGTCACGAACTCTCGTGGGGTAGTCTACGGGGGCATGCAAGTGTTCAAACAAATCGTAGGCGGCCTGTTCATCATCGGATGGAACATCGTGGTGACCTCGATCATTTGTGTGGCAATCCGGTTTGTGATTCCTCTACGGATGCCAGAGGAGCAGTTGTTGATTGGAGATGATGCAGTGCATGGGGAAGAGGCCTATGCCTTGTGGGGCGATGGGGAGTTGTATGATGAAACTAAGCATGATAAACATTACTCGGATGATGCCTCACAGGGTAAGTTTGAATCCAGTGGTGCCACTCAGGTTGTCTAA